A single region of the Drosophila takahashii strain IR98-3 E-12201 chromosome 2R, DtakHiC1v2, whole genome shotgun sequence genome encodes:
- the LOC138911814 gene encoding uncharacterized protein, with protein sequence MQKEGPENISVFKRSTRTTGSVEAYNLNLGNKIRAKGHFFKFVQCLIDAEFEKSREFALLFQNGGVGNQPITKQLRNRAQKIMDAMELFENGEIDIQGFLTRTVSLNDPLQKQDIFNSVDDTETNSADLNSSISSISSEGSNLSQLSDTAIVQMNPCNVCLLNPKSVLLRPCNHVNICGLCWDKIVENNSLKNDDTEDDESGNSKPKCPSCNQPVDEAIRNVFIYN encoded by the exons ATGCAGAAG GAAGGACCTGAAAACATTTCGGTTTTTAAGCGTTCAACTCGAACCACCGGGTCTGTTGAAGcgtataatttgaatttgggcAATAAGATTCGAGcaaaaggacattttttcaaatttgtccaATGTTTAATTGATGCAGAATTCGAGAAAAGCCGCGAATTCGCCCTCCTGTTCCAAAACGGCGGTGTTGGAAATCAACCAATAACGAAACAGTTACGT aatcGCGCTCAAAAAATCATGGACGCAATGGAGTTGTTTGAGAATGGAGAAATAGATATTCAGGGATTTTTAACTCGGACGGTTTCGCTAAACGATCCTCTTCAGAAGCAGGATATCTTCAACAGTGTGGATGACACGGAAACTAATTCGGCTGACCTTAATTCTTCAATATCATCTATTTCCTCAGAAGGTTCCAATTTGAGTCAGTTGTCGGATACTGCTATAGTCCAAATGAACCCATGTAATGTGTGCCTATTGAATCCTAAATCTGTTTTACTGCGACCATGTAATCATGTAAATATCTGCGGCTTATGCTGGGATAAAATTGTCGAAAATAATTCGTTGAAAAATGATGATACTGAAGATGATGAAAGTGGAAATTCGAAACCGAAATGTCCCAGCTGTAATCAGCCTGTTGATGAGGCAAttcgaaatgtttttatttacaattaa